The segment CTCTTGGGAATCGATTAGCAGAGGCTCGGACGCTTTATTTATAACATTAAACCTGGATGTTCAGGATGGAGAGAAAAAAGAATATAGACTTACGGTAAATCAATTATCAGAGGTTTTGTTTACTACCACGATGGATACTTCTGTTGCTAATGTAAGCGACAATAAAGCCACGTTAGAGTTTCTGCTCGTAGATAACGCTGGAAATGTCAGTACTTATTCAATGAAGGGAATAGAGTTTAGAAGAAAGAAGCCTAAAGATCCTATTTTTAATTTGAGAAATCCAAACAATGAAAGCATAATGTATACCAATACCTTGAACGTAAGCGTTAACTGTAGTTATTCAGAGTACTTGACTCTTTCGTGGAATATTACATTTAATGTAGAGACTAGACCAAGCGAAAACGATTCTTTATTGTGGGGGACCTACCCAAGTACATTTGTTATTCCTTCTTCTTCACAAGGATTAAAGACCGTCTATCTTTGGGCTAAGAACGACTCAGGCACAAACTTAAACGCAGTCAGCGCAAGCATAGTGTATGACAATATTCCGCCAACATGCTCTCTTGAGAAAAATGATACATGGCCAACAGTTAGCTATGGTGAGTATAATTTTATCTTAAATGTTTCCGATCATTTGGCTCAAGCACCAACAGCATCTATAGTTTTTTCAGAATTAGAAAACAAGACAGGCACTTTCAGTGTTAGACAAATAGATGGCTTGAGATATTCATTAGGATATAGCTTTACGGAGACGAGCGTTAATGGAATTATTACTTTGGATATAGAGATGGTTGACCGTGCAGGCAATACTTCTTCTGTGATTAGTGGTTGGAGTACCTTGAATTTGCAAATGAATTATCCTCCAACGCCTAGTATTAGGTTTTCACAGATTGATGATCCTAGAAGAATCCAGTACATTAATACAACCAATATTGAGCTTTTGAGCTGGATAGCAGTGTCAGCTGAAAACGATACAATCACTCAGTATTTAATAACCTATAACAACAACTTAAGACCACGTTCAAATTATGGTGGATGGAGGGGCGTTAGTTCATCTGTGCAGTCTACAGATGATATTTATGGAGATGGTGTTATTTCAACATGGAACATTAAGAGACTTACTGTAGATTATTCAGAGGTTGTTAATAAATATGGTTTGAATGGTCAGAGATTTTTAACTACTGACATTTATGTTTGGGTCAGGGATGAAAAAGGTAATGTTTCTGAAAAGGCTGCAATGCAAAGCTTGACGATAGATATTGATGTGCCAGTTGACACTATTAGCTTCAACTATCTTGATGATACTTCCCCACAAAGAATAACTTTTAACATTTTTATAGATGAAGCAGTAACTATCAACAAGTATTGGATAGAATTTGCTTATGACTCAGCGGAAGCATCAAAGAATCTAACAACAGATGTAAGTATACGAAATTTCATTTTAACAGTGGATTTGACCAGCGAAGAAAAGTCTCTTCATCCTGTGTTGCGAAGACAGCTTGTAGATTTGGCTGGAAATACACTTAATGCAACAACTGAGCTGCAGCCTAAGCTTTATGTTATAACAATCAATATGTCTACCAACACAGCAAACAGGAGAGATGAAATGTTGCGTTTATTAGATATAAATATTTCTCCTTCAACTGTTATTACTTTAGATAGTTTTACTATGGAGAAAGTTGGAGATAATCAAAACAAGTCAGTGGAACAATTATATTTGAAATTAAATGGACAGCGACTAGCTACTGCAAACTTTGTAGCTGGAACAGAAAACATTCGTTTCTTGTTCAATCCAATAAACATTACCGCTAATTCTGTCCTTTCTATTTATGGAGATATTCTTTCTTCTGCTTTAGAGCCTTTTGCTTTTCGAGTAACTACTGCTTCCTTTGCTTTAGATGTTTACAATAAGGTTTCTTCGAATATTCTGACACATACAACCAACTATTATGTTATTGGTAATGGTTGGAATGTGTTACACGTTTATAGAGAGTCAAATATAAAAACTACTCCAAACATAGTTTATCCAAATGATAAGGATGTTGTTTTGTTTAAGTTTGAAATGAATACATATCCATACAATGTAGCGTTGAATAAAATTGTTTTTAATAGGCACGAAGGCAATGATTTATTATCTGTAGAAAGTTTAGAAAATGTTAGATTGTATTATGAGAGTGATGAAGCTGTTATGAATGAAGTTTTTGACCCTGGAGACTCTCGTTGGTTGGAGCTTGTATTGGGAAAAATTGATAAAGGCCAGCAAACAATAACTTTTCAAGATTTTAGTAAAGTAATTTCAAGTAAGAAAATTAGGATATTTGTTGTTGCAGACATCAGTATTGATGCGTTATCTGGTAAAAACATTGCGTTAGAGTTTAGGACTACTGCTAACTTTGACGTTGGTGCTTTAAGTTTGATTAATGAAAGTACGCTGCCTTTGTGTTCTGATACTACACAGATGGGAAGCTACAGACAAAGAATGAAGATGACTTACGCTCCATTTCAGAGAGGGGAAGTTCATCAAGGCGCGAGCATTAAGTTTGGTGAATTAATAATTAGCAACGATTATTATAGTACACCTTTATCTCAAATTAATTTAAGGGTTTCATATAATAACATTGATTCGCTTGGGTCTTCACCATTTGTCGTTTCGTTTAATAATCAAAGAATGTCTAACCTTAATACTTTGACTAAAATAAATGGGGATTATGACGCTCTTGAAGTTCCGTTTCCTGGTTCCCAATATTTGATTGAGGGCTTTCCCCATATTATGGGATTAGGTGTAGATATTGCCAATGATGCTATTACTGGTTCTATGAGCATTAAGCTTTACCCTTCAGACTTGAAAGAATTGGTTGCTCCAGCAATTATCTTAAATACAGAAAACTTAACCATGGCAGAGATTATAGTTGTTGATAAGAGTCAGCCGATTATCTCTGGTGCTAAGGTTTTTGATTTTGTTAATAGGCCCGATTTGGTTACTTTTGATTTGGATTGTTCTGTTAATGACAATCAAACTAGTATTAATTCTGTTCAGGTTGCTCTTTTTCGCCTAGTTGCTGGTACTGAAGAGAACATAGGGACTAGTTATATTTCATTAAATAAGAATGCTAAAAACAATAAATTCGAACTAAGAAACATTACTCTTGATAGGAGAGATATAAGCAATTTATCATTACTACATGGATATCAATATTTAATTAAGTTGAGAGCGAAAAGTAGCAAGGGAGAAGCAATTTTTACTTCTAGTGAGTTAGTTTTAACTTTTAATATTGATCTTACACCACCAATGTTTGAAAATGCAGGACTATTATTACATCAGGTGGATGATCCAGAAGCCACGTCTGATACTCATAGGTTAAGTTGGTCTCCTGCTTATGATCCAGAATCAACGGTTAGATATTATACAATTGAGTACCAAAGAGGTACTTCTCAAAAATGGAACCATGAAGCAACCATCAATGCAACTAGTTATACGATAGCAAACAGAGACAAGGACTTAAGATATCGATATAGAGTTAACGCAGTTAATGGAGCTAGGTTAAACTCAAATTGGATAACTTCTGAATATTCAACTGTAGCTAAACCAAAAGATAGCATATACAATGTTTCTTTTTATCCAAACCCTGTAAATGCAATTGCCAATGAAAAAGGAACTTTTTATTATGAACTAAAAGAAGATTCCAATGTTTCTTTGAAGATTTATGACGCTTTAGGGCACTTTGTTAGGGAAATGAATTATAGGGCAGGAGCAAGTGGAGGACAAAGCTCTCAGCCTAATAAAGTAGAATGGGATGCAACCGACTCAGCTGGCAGAAAAGTTTCCAAAGGTGGTTATTTTGTTGTAATTAATTCGGTCTCTGAGAGCACGGGGCTTGAAGGTAATGTGAGACTTATGGTAGGGGTAATCCATTAGTGTTATAATTTAATGATGAATATTTTTCTAATTATACTTTTTATTTATTATCTTTTAATATTATTTATTGCTTGGTATTTTAAGGATATTGACGCAGTATTTAAGGGTGACCCTGCTGCTAAGAATATTCTAGAAGTATTGCTTTATCCAAGCATCTACGCGGTTGCTAATTATCGAATATTTCATTTAATGTTTGTTTTGAAGATACCATTTTTGCCTAGAATCATGTCACAGCTAGTTAGGTTTTTTACCTTTATTGAAATACACCCAGGAGCAAAAATAGGCAAATCTTTTTTTATAGATCATGGTGATAGTGTTGTAATAGGTGAGACAGCAGTAATAGGGAATAATGTAATTATTTATCATCAGGTTACCCTTGGTGGAACAGGGAAGGACCATGGAAAAAGACACCCCACAATTAAAGATAATGTCATTGTGGGCGCAGGGGCTAAAATATTGGGTAATATTACAATAGGGGAAAATTGTAAAATTGGGGCAGGGTCTGTTGTGCTAAAAGATGTTCCTGCTTATTCTACAGTAGTCGGTAATCCCGCCAGAGTTGTTAAGGTCAAGGATGGGGCGGTTCATTCTGCCTTTGATTTAGGTAATGTTCCTGACCCTCTGAAGGATGAATATGTTAAAATGGAAAAGAAAATTAGAAGTATTACTAAGGAATTGAATGATTTGAGAGAAGAAATAAAGAAAACAATTAATAAATGATAAAGATAAGTTTATAATAGAGAGTGTGATGGCAGAAATTAAAGTTAAATTAGCGGAGATGAGATTTTCCAATAAACCAGATGATAGCATTGTTGCGCATGGGTTAGGCGCTTGTGTTGCTTTGGCAATCTATGATTCAACAACTTATTTAGGAGGATTGATTCATATTGTAATGCCATCTAGTGATGTTCAGTCGAAAAATGAGTATCCTATTAGGTTTGCTGACACAGGTATTCCTCTTTTCTTGAAAGAGTTTATGCAACAAGGTGGTAATTTTGCTGCCTGTAAGATAGTAATTTCTGGAGGGGCTAGTATGCCTTCCAATAGCATGTTTAATATCGGCGATCAGAATGTTGTTGCAGTAAAAAAGGCGTTGTCTAAGTTTAATCTGAGCGTATCGTCTGAAGATGTGGGTGGAAACAACGGAAGAACGTTAAACATTAATATTAAAAAAGGTATTATTACATCAAAAGTATTTGGCTGTCCGGAGAGAGTATTGTAGGTATGAGAGTAAGAGTATATTATTAATAATAGAAAACGGAGAACATAATGGTAGAAAAAGACAATGTATTATATTTTAGAATAGTCAACAAGATTACAGAGCTGATGCCTCTTTCAGGGACCATTCAGAAAATAATAGATCTTACCAGAAATCCTGACACTCAGCTAAAAAAAATATCTGACGCACTTGAGTCGGACGAGGCAATGGCCTCTAAGGTGCTTAAATTGGCTAATTCTTCTTTTTATGGATTCTCTAAACAAGTTAAGACTATATCTCACGCTGTGGTCTGTTTGGGTTTTAATACCATTAAGCAGATGTCCTTAACTGCTCATAGTTTTTCTGTTTTAGATCAGAAGCTAGATGGATATTATTTGGACAAGGGTTCAATGTTTCAGCATAGTTTTGGTACCGCCTTAGCCTCGAGATTATTGGCAACAAAGATGTTTTATCCAAATGCTGAGGAAGTTTATTTAATGGGACTACTTCATGATGTAGGGAAGGTTATTCTGAATCAGTATGCCGCAGAAGAATTTAAAAAAGTTGTAGAGTTATACAATCAAGGTGGAATAGCTTTTTATGAAGCTGAAAGACAAATATTGGGATTTGATCATGGCGAAATAGGCGCTGCTGTTTGCAAAAAATGGAATTTATCAGATGATATAGTGGATACAATTCGTTGTCACCATAGTCCGGAGGAGGCTTCTAGCTCAAATTTATCAGTGCACATGGTACACATAGCTAATATTATTGTGACTATTATGGGTATTGGAATAGGAGCTGGAGGGATAGATCAAAAAATATCAGAGAAATCATTAGCTGCACTAAATTTAAAAGAAGAAGATATTTCTATGCTAATGATGAGCATTATGGATGAGCTCGAAAACGACGAGACTTTGTCTTCTTTCCGAAACAAAGAATAGGGTAGGTGAAGTAGAAAATGTCTGGGGGGAACATTTTAACGCAGGAAGAGTTAGACGCTCTTCTTAATGGCGACCCTAACGAAAAGAATGGGTTTTCAAATGGTAAAGCCACTTTAGGTGAAGTTAGGTCTTATGATTTCATGGTTCCCAATAAGTTTTCTAAAGAGCTACTGAGGTCCTTAAAAGCTATTCACGACAACATGTCTAGAATGGTTTCTGCTTCTATTTCTGTTTTTCTTAGACAAGACATTAAGATTTATTTGAACTACTTAGAGCAAAGAACATATCAAGAGTATATAGAAGAGGCCAGTGAGGGCGTCTTGTATTATGTTGTTTCCTTTATTGATGATAAGGCGATAGTTGGGCTTGATGCTAACGTTGCCTTGCTTTTGGTGGAGAAGTTACTAGGGGGTAAAGGGGCTAAAACAGGCATCAACAGAAACGAGCCAACTGAAATAGAATCAAAAGTTATCTCTAACTTATTGGATCAGATTTTTTCTTTGCAGAAGGAAAGTTGGGGAAGAGTAATGCCGGAAGTCCCAAGAATAATTAAACAAGACAATCATCCAAAACTTATACATATTTGCCAACCTAATGATGCGGTATTAAGCATGAGGTTTGAAATTATAATAGGTGATGAGATTGGGAACATAACGTATTGCATTCCTTTCAATGCAATAGAGAATGTGTTACCTCAATTTACAACTGAGGACACTATGGATAGTAGGTTAAAGAAAGGCGAGAAAAAAACTCAAGAGATAATTAAGAATATTCACGATGCAGTTGTTCCTTTAACGTCAATATTAGGGAGGACAGAGATTACTGTTGCAGATGTTTTGTCGCTCAGACAAGGCGATATAATTGACTTCTGTATTAGTAGTACGTCCCCCGTTGTCATTAATGTTGGTGAATTTAAAAAATTTAGTGGTGAACTTGGAATATCAAATAAAAAATATGCAATTAAAATTACCCAAGTTCATTTTTAATAGTCAATGAATATGGAATAATGCTTTTAGCTTTTCCAGTTTTTTCAATAATAATTTCAACATAATTTAATATAGAGAAATCATCTTTTTTAGGCGGAGCAAATCTCTCAGGCATAGAGGTTAGAAACCTTCTTAGAACAGGCTCTGGTTTCATTCCAATTATACTATTTTTGGCACCAATCATGCCGACATCTGTTATGTACGCTGTGTGTTCATTAATGATTTCAGCATCATTCGTTTGTACATGGGTATGTGTTCCAACAATGGCAGAGACTTTGTTTTGAAAGTGATAGGCAAATGCTTTTTTTTCAGAGGTTGCTTCTGCATGTATGTCTATTAAAATAATATCACTATTAATATTTTCTAGAAACTTTTCTGTTGTATGAAAAGGGCTGTCGATAGGTGGCAGGAATACTTGACCTAAGACATTAAGAATTGTAATTGTTATTCCTTGGATAGTAGTTGAATAGCTACTATTGCCCGGTACGCTGTTTGGGTAGTTGAGTGGTCTGATCAGGTGAGTGTATTCTTCCATTTGTTCAATAATATCTTTATTATCAAACACGTGATTACCAGAGGTGATACAGTCAACTCCGCTATCAAGCAGTTGATGGTAGATGTGAGGAGTTATTCCTTTTCCATTGGCTAGATTCTCACCGTTAACGATGATGAGGTCAGGCTGGTGGTCCTTTTTAAGGGAAGGAAGCTTCTTATAAAAAGCTTCCCTTCCAATTTCTCCAACAATATCACCAAAGAAAAGTATTTTAATCATTAGGTCGCTATTTCTTGTACTCTTGTTTCCCTAATAACCGTTACTTTAATTGTTCCTGGGTATTCTAATTCGTTTTCAATTTTTTTAACAATATCTCTCGCAAGTTTTGGTGTGAGCTTGTCATTGACGATGTCAGGCTTCACCATTACTCTTATTTCCCTGCCAGACTGAATAGCAAACGCTTTTTCAACACCAGTGAATGATGTTGCAAGTGTTTCTAAATTCTCAAGCCTTTTAACGTAAGCTTCTATGGATTCTCTTCTTGCTCCGGGTCTTGATGCAGAGATTGCATCAGCAGCTGCGACCAGAATAGCTTCAATCGTTTGTGGCTTCACTTCTTCATGGTGAGCAAGAATGGCATGGACTACTTCGTCATTTTCCCCATGTTTCTTTGCAAATTCAGCACCAAGTAGGGCATGTGTTCCTTCTTTTTCAAAGTCAAAAGACTTGCCTAGGTCATGAAGAAGACCTGCTCTTCTCGCTAATCTGACATTTACTCCTAATTCTTGTGCCATTAATGAGGCCAAATGTGCAACCTCTATACTATGTTGCATTACATTTTGACCATAACTGGTTCTGTAGTTCAGTCTGCCTAACAGGTAAATTATTTCTTGAGAAAGATTTTGTACATCAGCCTCAATAGCTGTTTTTTCTCCAAGGTCCATAATTGTGATTTCTAGGTCTTTTTTTGCTTGGTTGTATAGTTCTTCGATTCTGCTTGGATGAATCCTTCCATCAGAAACAAGCTTCGTTAGTGTGATTCTAGCTATTTCTCTTCTAATAGGGTCAAAGCCGGAAAGCACAACTGCTTCAGGTGTATCATCTATGATTAAATCAATACCTGTCATTGTTTCAAATGCTCGAATATTTCTTCCTTCTCGTCCAATAATTCTGCCTTTCATGTCATCTCCAGGTAGAGCAACAACAGAAGTTGTAACTTCTACGACGTTATCGACAGCGCATCTTTGGATGGCAGTTGCGATAATTTCTCTAGATTTTTTGAGAGCAGTTTTTTGAGCTAGTTCTTCCGTTTCCTTAATCATTTTTGAAGCTTCGTACTTAATCTCTCTTTCCATATTGTCTAGTAAAAGTTTTTTAGCTTCATCCTTGCTGAGCTTAGAAATACTCTCTAGGACAACAGATTGTTCTTGATAGAGCTTATCAATTTCTTCGTCTCTTTTGGCAAGAGTTTCTTCTTTCTTTTTGTTTTCGTTTGTTAACAGGTCTAAGTTAGCTTCCTTTTTGTCGAGATTTTCTTCTTTTTGAATTAACCTGTTTTCAACTGTCAGAAACTTGTCTCTTTCTTTTCTTATTTCATCTTCCAGTTCATTCTTTTTTTGCATGAACTCTTCTTTTGCTTCAAGAATAGCTTCTCTTTTTATGTCTTCCGCTTTCCTCTCCGCTTCTTTCATTATTTTTCCTGCTAGTTGTTTAGCTTCTTTTTCTCGGTTAAGTATAGAGTTGTCTTTAATAAACAACACGTATGCCGCTACCAAAAGTATAGCAATGATGACTATTAATACTATTGTTAACATTTTTTTTCCTTTCTTTTTGTCAGTTTTTTATTTTCCGCTCGCTAGTTTGGCTAGTACCTGTTCTTCAAGTGTTTTAAGAATTTCAGGATGACTCTCCAAGTATATTTGAGCATTATCTCTTCCCTGTCCAATCTTTTCTTCTTTGTAGCTAAACCATGCTCCATATTTTTCTATGAAGTTGTACTCTACAGATAAATCAAGAATTTCACCTATTTTTGAAATACCTTTGCCGTAGATTATTTCGAAAATAGCTTCTTTGAACGGAGGAGCAACTTTATTTTTGGCAACCTTTACTTTTGTGAGAGTGCCAACAATAGTGTCTCCCTTTTTGATGCTTTCTCGTTTTCTAACATCTAGCCTGATAGATGAGTAGAATTTTAAAGCATTTCCTCCGGTTGTGACTTCCGGATTTCCAAACATTACCCCAACCTTTTCTCTTAACTGGTTGACGAAAATAACGATGCAAGAAGATTTGCTGACAATGGCTGTCAGTTTTCTTAGTGCTTGAGACATTAGTCTAGCTTGAAGCCCTACGTGTCTATCACCCATTTCACCGTTTAATTCATCTTTTGGTACAAGGGCAGCAACTGAGTCTATAACAATGACGTCAATAGACCCACTTTTAACTAGAGTTTCAACTATGTCTAGTGCTTGTTCTCCCCAGTCAGGTTGTGATATAAGAAGTTCCTGAGTATTTACTCCAATGTTTTTTGCATAGACAGGATCAAGTGCATGTTCTGCATCAATAAAGGCACACACTCCACCTTTTTTTTGCGCTTCAGCAATAATATGTAAAGAAACCGTTGTTTTTCCTGAGCTTTCTGGGCCATAAATTTCTACTATTCTTCCTTTTGGTATGCCACCTACACCTAATGCAAAGTCTAATTTGATAGACCCTGTGGAAATAGATTCAATATTCAGATTTAGTTTATCTCCCATTTTCATAATGGACCCTTTTCCGAATTCTTTTTCTATTTCTTGGATAGCAAGTTCAAGGTTTTTGTTTGTTTTGTCAGCCATTTTTACCTCCCTTTTTTTTGTTCGTAAGCAAATATTTGAGGATTTCTAGAACAGAGAAAGTCGTTTGTTTGATTATATCCATTCTTTCGCCTTCAAATTGATGTTTTTGCGTTAATTGTTCCTCGTTAACAATAACAGAGGTAAAAACTGTTCCAACTGGTTCTTCTCCAGTTCTGGGTCCAGCAAAACCTGTTGTTGCTACGCTAATGTTCGAGCCAAATTTTCTTTTGATTCCTATGGCCATTTCAGCCGCAACCTGTGAACTGACAGGTCCATAATTTTTTATAGTCTTTGGTTCTACAAGGCATTCTTGTACTTTTAATAAATTAGAGTAAGCAATAACGCCACCAAGGTAAACCCTAGATGCGCCAGGAATTTTTGTAAAAGAAGTTGCTATATCTCCGCCAGTTATGGATTCAGCAGAGGTTAATGTTTGGTTTTGCTCAACAAGCAAGTCGAATACTTTATATGGAAGCATGTTAAGGTCGTTTAGCTCTTTGCTGGTAAGTACATTGTTAAAGTTAACCATTTAAAACCTCTTTGTTTTTAAGAAAATAATTAACTCCAGAAAGGATAGTTACTAAAACTGTTAGAAGTAGCAGTAAAGTGTAACCTGGGAAGTCCATTATTAAAAAGCAAATCAAGGTAAACTGTAAAACAGTTTTGAATTTTCCATAAATATCAGCTTTGATGACTATATTTTTTAATGCTGCAACGGAGCGGAGCCCCAAGACTGCATATTCTCTAAAGATTATTATGGCAGTCCAATAAAATTCAATTTTCCCATATTGGGTGAAAAACAAAAGCACAGTTGTTACTAAGATTTTGTCAGCCAGGGGATCAAGTAATTTACCAAGGTCGCTAATTTGGTTGTGTTTTCTGGCAATATATCCATCCAGAAAATCAGAAAAAGCGATAATAAGAAAAAAGCATAAAGATATTATTTGATGATTTGGAATCTTGGTTGAGAGCAAAAGGATTACCAAGAAGGGAATTGAGGCTATTCTGAAAAGGGTTATTTTATTAGCTAGCGTCAAGTCAGCTCGCCGATCAAATCATATTGAAGGGCTTTTTTTATTTTAACTGTTTTAAATTGGCCGATGTCTTTTGGTTGAATATTTTCAATGAATACAAATCCGTCTATCTCGGGTGCATCAAAATATCTTCTACCGCCATTCATGTTGTCTACCAATATTTCCAGTTCTTGCCCTATGTAACTTTTGTTGAGTTTTTTGCTTATACTTTTCTGTGTTTTTATGATCATTTTAGCTCTTTTTTCTTTTGTCTGTTCTTCTAACTTTCCCTTCAGTTTAAAAGAAACAGTGTTTTTTTGATCAGAATAAGCAAAAACACCAAGGTGATCAAACTTTGTTTGATCTATAAAGGAATTTAATTCAGCAAAATCATTTTCGTCTTCACCGGGAAAACCAACTATGACAGTTGTTCTTAATTTTGCTTCTGGTAATTCTTTTCTAATAAGATTTATCACGTCAATAATCCTTTGTTTAGAACTTTTTCTATTCATTTTACTTAATATTTTATCACTTATATGCTGAATTGGCATATCAATATACTTGACAATTTTTTTTGAGTCTTTAATTGTTTTAATCAGACGCTTATTGATGTTATCTGGATATAGGTATAAAAGTCTAATCCATTCTATTTTCTCGGTGTTTTCTAGGTCTTTTAGCAAATCAGCTAAATCGTAGGTTTTATTATAAGAATAGCTGGTAATGTCTTGGGCTATCAAGATAATTTCTTTTACACCTTGAGCAGCTAAAATTTTTGCTTCAGCCAGAATATCTTGCGGTGCTTTAAAGTAAGTGCCACCTCTCAGTGAGGGTATTTTGCAAAAAGAACAACCATGATTACATCCATCCCCAATTTTTAAATAAGCGTAGTGGGCTGGAGTTGCTAAGACCCTGTAGTCTTGCTCAATTAAATTCATTTTTCTTTCTTCAAAAATTTTTGTGGGAGTTTCTTGCAAGGAGTTTATTAGTTTATTGATTTTTGATATTGCGCCAGTATTAAGAATGCCGTCTATAAAAGGATATTCTTCAAGAATTTTTTCCTTCATTTCTTCAACATAACAGCCAGCTACAATAATTTTCCGTCGAGGGTTGTACTCTTTCCAATCCTTCAGGTCATACAGATTTTCAATAGTTTCTTCGGTCGCAGAATCAATAAAGGTGCAGGTATTTAGAACCATAACATCAGCATCATCCATTTCGTTGGTGAGTTGGTGTTCTGTTATTATGTGTCCAATCATTGTTTCTGTATCAACAAGATTTTTAGGGCAGCCTAAACTGATAAATCCTATATTAATGGTTGACCTCTTTAGCTTTTTTTAAGCAGATCTACTTTATCTAGTTTTTCCCATGGAAAGATGTCTCTTCCGAAGTGACCATATTTTGCGGTTGCTTCATATATTGGTCTCTTTAGTTTAAAGGTATCAATAATATCTTTAGGTTTTAACGGGAAATGCTTATAAATTAGATCTGTTATTTTTTCTTCTGACATTTTTCCTGTTCCGAATGTTTCAACAAAAATAGAAACTGGCTCGGCTTTACCAATTGCGTAGGCAAGTTGGATTTCACATTTATCGGCAAGTCCAGCTGCTACTAAATTTTTAGCAATATACCTTGCTACGTAAGCTGCGGATCTATCTACTTTTGAAGGATCCTTGCCACTAAAAGCTCCACCACCATGACGGCTCATTCCGCCATATGTATCGACGATAATCTTTCTTCCCGTTAATCCACAGTCACCCATCGGTCCGCCAATAACAAATCTGCCAGTAGGATTAATGAAAATATTCTCATCTTTAATGTCTTTTAACAATTCTTTTGGAATGGTTGTTTTAATGACCTTTTCAATGATGTCTTTTCTTAATTGTTCAAGAGTCACATCTTCACTGTGTTGCGTGGAAACAACAATAGCGTCAATGCCTTTTGGACCATTTTCATCATAATGGACAGAAACCTGTGATTTACTGTCTGGCTTTAAATATGGCAATACTTTTGTTTTTCTAAGCTCAGTTAATTTGATTAACAACTTGTGAGAGAGCATAATTGGTAGAGGCATAAGTTCTGGTGTTTCGTTGCTTGCATAGCCAAACATGATTCCTTGGTCGCCAGCACCCTGTTCTCTGTATAGCCCCGCTCCTTCTGTTACTCCTTGAGAGATATCAGGAGATTGCTGACCAATCGCATTCATTACCGCACAGGTTTTATAATCAAAGCCGTCACTAGAATCAGCATATCCAATTTCCTTCACAGTTCTTCTGACTAGTTCTTCATAATTAATAACAGCCCTGGTTGTGATTTCTCCTGAAATAATGACTATTCCTGTTTTAATCATAGTTTCACAGGCAACTCTAGACTCAGGGTCTTGCGCTAAGCAAGCATCTAATATTGCATCACTTATTTGGTCTGCCATCTTGTCTGGATGTCCTTCAGAAACGCTTTCTGAGGTAAATACACATTCATGTCTTTTTCTCATTATAATTCTCCTGTGTTTAATTTTTTTTTAAT is part of the Candidatus Margulisiibacteriota bacterium genome and harbors:
- a CDS encoding chemotaxis protein CheD, translating into MAEIKVKLAEMRFSNKPDDSIVAHGLGACVALAIYDSTTYLGGLIHIVMPSSDVQSKNEYPIRFADTGIPLFLKEFMQQGGNFAACKIVISGGASMPSNSMFNIGDQNVVAVKKALSKFNLSVSSEDVGGNNGRTLNINIKKGIITSKVFGCPERVL
- the cysE gene encoding serine O-acetyltransferase; its protein translation is MMNIFLIILFIYYLLILFIAWYFKDIDAVFKGDPAAKNILEVLLYPSIYAVANYRIFHLMFVLKIPFLPRIMSQLVRFFTFIEIHPGAKIGKSFFIDHGDSVVIGETAVIGNNVIIYHQVTLGGTGKDHGKRHPTIKDNVIVGAGAKILGNITIGENCKIGAGSVVLKDVPAYSTVVGNPARVVKVKDGAVHSAFDLGNVPDPLKDEYVKMEKKIRSITKELNDLREEIKKTINK
- a CDS encoding FlgD immunoglobulin-like domain containing protein, which encodes PSASFKVTEKSDAVALKALPLSFKLNDEKWTTPQSAEAFAFQLSEGANTINVKLMDKAGNVITSSFVVTLDEVAPTVTTFSIVISHDVSRDFGEEPIADEHEIWYNKDLIQGYVTWDSSLSPDDSLVTENIFIKGNKTNSFESIGFINTSATFAIQVIPGRTSPVSIMAFIRDKAGNIQFASANVYVNTDKPGMGEVFIVPDTANDGWFHPKSGYYDQLDIDCTWTEPTGILRAKPYQVRSSLTFNWTVTQSSTEYNGYTTTIGNQEIIVKAIDKAGNIATFSAWVTVDLTAPATADAYISPDVDSLSDGFGPILGYYDNQEIIVTWQEVEDQNLDFYMILTHDIRNLTADIDVNSYKISTNIKEKLVTVSNQGINTLSVIAVDEAGNYSVKLLTVNLDTIAPSFSFVVNEKNFVEISQDVLIITISSWESISRGSDALFITLNLDVQDGEKKEYRLTVNQLSEVLFTTTMDTSVANVSDNKATLEFLLVDNAGNVSTYSMKGIEFRRKKPKDPIFNLRNPNNESIMYTNTLNVSVNCSYSEYLTLSWNITFNVETRPSENDSLLWGTYPSTFVIPSSSQGLKTVYLWAKNDSGTNLNAVSASIVYDNIPPTCSLEKNDTWPTVSYGEYNFILNVSDHLAQAPTASIVFSELENKTGTFSVRQIDGLRYSLGYSFTETSVNGIITLDIEMVDRAGNTSSVISGWSTLNLQMNYPPTPSIRFSQIDDPRRIQYINTTNIELLSWIAVSAENDTITQYLITYNNNLRPRSNYGGWRGVSSSVQSTDDIYGDGVISTWNIKRLTVDYSEVVNKYGLNGQRFLTTDIYVWVRDEKGNVSEKAAMQSLTIDIDVPVDTISFNYLDDTSPQRITFNIFIDEAVTINKYWIEFAYDSAEASKNLTTDVSIRNFILTVDLTSEEKSLHPVLRRQLVDLAGNTLNATTELQPKLYVITINMSTNTANRRDEMLRLLDINISPSTVITLDSFTMEKVGDNQNKSVEQLYLKLNGQRLATANFVAGTENIRFLFNPINITANSVLSIYGDILSSALEPFAFRVTTASFALDVYNKVSSNILTHTTNYYVIGNGWNVLHVYRESNIKTTPNIVYPNDKDVVLFKFEMNTYPYNVALNKIVFNRHEGNDLLSVESLENVRLYYESDEAVMNEVFDPGDSRWLELVLGKIDKGQQTITFQDFSKVISSKKIRIFVVADISIDALSGKNIALEFRTTANFDVGALSLINESTLPLCSDTTQMGSYRQRMKMTYAPFQRGEVHQGASIKFGELIISNDYYSTPLSQINLRVSYNNIDSLGSSPFVVSFNNQRMSNLNTLTKINGDYDALEVPFPGSQYLIEGFPHIMGLGVDIANDAITGSMSIKLYPSDLKELVAPAIILNTENLTMAEIIVVDKSQPIISGAKVFDFVNRPDLVTFDLDCSVNDNQTSINSVQVALFRLVAGTEENIGTSYISLNKNAKNNKFELRNITLDRRDISNLSLLHGYQYLIKLRAKSSKGEAIFTSSELVLTFNIDLTPPMFENAGLLLHQVDDPEATSDTHRLSWSPAYDPESTVRYYTIEYQRGTSQKWNHEATINATSYTIANRDKDLRYRYRVNAVNGARLNSNWITSEYSTVAKPKDSIYNVSFYPNPVNAIANEKGTFYYELKEDSNVSLKIYDALGHFVREMNYRAGASGGQSSQPNKVEWDATDSAGRKVSKGGYFVVINSVSESTGLEGNVRLMVGVIH